A single Mesomycoplasma ovipneumoniae DNA region contains:
- the leuS gene encoding leucine--tRNA ligase yields MYDHKLIEKKWQNYWQKNNVFQTSESSDKKIYILDMFPYPSAAGLHLGHPIGYTASDIIARFKRLNGFDVLHPMGWDAFGLPAEQYAIQTGNHPADFTNKNIENFKEQINSFGFSYDWSKEINTSDPKFYEQTQWIFKLLYKVGLAEIRQTQVNWCPKLGTVLANEEISRDKDGNLVSERGSFPVEIKKMDQWVLKITKYAQKLLDGLESINFPDSLKLLQQKWIGKSQGVILKFYFENSQDFIEIFTTKIETIYGVSFLAISPLHDFATNLAKKDVEIKDFIEKNSFSSPKLQSQISGIFTNLYMIHPLTFQKIPLYIANYVLNDYGTSAIMGVPAHNLNDLEFAKIFAIDYLEVINDQNLLINSAEFNNFEAQSASKLIFEKLEKLNLAKKSISYKIKDWVFSRQRYWGEPFPVYFDQDGKIYLEEKIVELPHLEKIVPSGDGQSPLALQKDWVFFEKNGKIYRRETNTMPQWAGSSWYYLAYILKQNDGTYLKLDSKEAYKKLQKWLPVDIYIGGQEHAVGHLLYSRFWHKVLFEAGIVPNFEPFDRVIHQGMLLGPDGQKMSKSKGNIINPYTVLDKYGADSVRIFLMFMGPINENRAWDEKGANSIYAWIQRVIRIILKDYKIDPELEKDSEFSYFYNNFVFEITNLVQDFKFNVAISKLMVYINFLSKLDSIPSKKYLVDFLVILSIFAPHISEELLEKLEQKPLHFHSWPQFDKAKIVKNTYNLPVSINGKTRVILELNDDQSQDQIIEIAKKHYKIQHFLENHSIVKTIFVPKKILNFIVKK; encoded by the coding sequence ATGTATGACCATAAATTAATAGAAAAAAAATGACAAAACTATTGGCAAAAAAATAACGTTTTTCAAACGAGTGAATCTTCAGATAAAAAAATCTATATTTTAGATATGTTTCCTTATCCTTCGGCAGCTGGATTGCATCTAGGGCATCCAATTGGATATACAGCATCAGATATAATTGCAAGATTTAAACGGCTTAATGGTTTTGATGTTCTTCACCCGATGGGTTGAGATGCCTTTGGTCTTCCGGCTGAACAATATGCAATTCAAACAGGCAACCATCCTGCAGATTTTACTAATAAAAATATTGAAAATTTTAAAGAGCAAATAAATTCTTTTGGTTTTTCATATGACTGAAGCAAAGAAATTAACACAAGTGATCCAAAATTTTATGAGCAAACCCAGTGAATTTTTAAGCTTTTATACAAGGTTGGCCTAGCTGAAATTCGCCAGACACAAGTAAATTGATGCCCAAAATTAGGTACAGTTTTAGCAAATGAAGAAATAAGTCGTGACAAAGACGGCAATTTAGTAAGTGAACGAGGCAGTTTTCCTGTTGAAATTAAAAAAATGGATCAGTGGGTGCTAAAAATCACAAAGTATGCCCAAAAATTGCTTGATGGACTTGAGAGTATAAATTTCCCTGACTCACTAAAGTTGCTCCAACAAAAATGAATCGGCAAGTCCCAAGGCGTTATTCTTAAGTTTTACTTTGAAAATAGTCAAGATTTTATTGAAATATTTACAACAAAAATTGAGACTATTTATGGTGTTAGTTTTTTAGCTATTTCACCCTTGCATGATTTTGCAACAAATCTTGCAAAAAAAGATGTTGAAATTAAGGACTTTATTGAAAAAAACAGTTTTTCTAGTCCCAAACTTCAAAGTCAAATTTCTGGTATATTTACTAATTTATACATGATTCACCCCTTAACTTTTCAAAAAATTCCGCTTTATATTGCAAATTATGTGCTAAATGACTACGGAACCTCGGCAATTATGGGAGTTCCAGCTCATAATTTAAATGACTTAGAATTTGCTAAAATTTTTGCAATTGACTATTTAGAAGTAATAAATGACCAAAATCTCCTGATAAATTCAGCAGAATTTAATAATTTCGAAGCCCAAAGTGCTTCAAAATTAATTTTTGAAAAGTTAGAAAAATTAAATCTAGCAAAAAAAAGTATTTCTTATAAAATTAAGGACTGAGTTTTTTCAAGACAAAGATATTGAGGAGAGCCTTTTCCTGTTTATTTTGATCAAGATGGCAAAATCTATCTTGAAGAAAAAATTGTCGAACTCCCTCATTTAGAAAAAATTGTTCCCTCAGGCGATGGTCAGTCCCCACTTGCCTTACAAAAAGATTGAGTTTTTTTTGAAAAAAACGGAAAAATCTACCGCCGCGAAACTAACACAATGCCCCAATGAGCCGGAAGTTCATGGTATTATCTTGCTTATATTTTAAAACAAAATGACGGCACTTATTTAAAATTAGACTCAAAAGAAGCTTATAAAAAACTGCAAAAATGACTTCCAGTTGACATTTATATCGGCGGACAAGAACATGCAGTTGGCCATTTACTTTATTCGCGTTTTTGACATAAAGTTTTATTTGAAGCTGGAATTGTTCCAAATTTTGAACCTTTTGATAGAGTTATTCACCAAGGAATGTTACTCGGACCGGACGGGCAAAAAATGTCTAAATCCAAAGGAAATATTATAAATCCTTACACAGTTTTAGATAAATATGGTGCTGATAGTGTTCGAATTTTTCTAATGTTTATGGGTCCAATTAATGAAAATCGTGCCTGGGATGAAAAAGGTGCAAATTCAATTTATGCTTGAATTCAAAGGGTTATTAGAATTATTTTAAAAGATTACAAAATTGATCCTGAGCTCGAAAAAGACTCTGAATTTAGCTACTTTTATAATAATTTTGTCTTTGAAATTACTAATTTAGTCCAGGATTTTAAATTTAATGTTGCTATTTCTAAATTAATGGTGTATATTAATTTTTTAAGTAAGCTTGATTCAATACCGTCAAAAAAATATCTTGTTGATTTTTTAGTAATTTTGTCAATTTTTGCCCCTCATATTTCAGAGGAACTGTTAGAAAAATTAGAGCAAAAACCGCTTCATTTTCACAGTTGGCCTCAGTTTGACAAGGCTAAAATTGTAAAAAATACTTATAATTTACCTGTTTCAATAAACGGTAAAACTAGAGTAATTCTCGAATTAAATGACGACCAAAGTCAAGATCAAATTATCGAAATTGCCAAAAAACACTATAAAATACAGCATTTTTTAGAAAATCACTCAATAGTTAAGACCATTTTTGTACCTAAAAAAATCTTAAATTTCATTGTAAAAAAATAA